The Vanessa atalanta chromosome 2, ilVanAtal1.2, whole genome shotgun sequence genome has a segment encoding these proteins:
- the LOC125070914 gene encoding uncharacterized protein LOC125070914, protein MSMIEVDPKLFITCRLCLDEMGQYQIVPQVQVQIKYCFDIEVQPFDGLPQLICKKCESILSQYAEIKKKIQEKQCGLISNIKGINKPIAPSINQQQDTVSSTQQVDSDSNNHISKTKQKDNQIIVSTSRKLSLDREPAKDNRNLFGVKKNVANKSKSVWKNDYEKTFVCRLCAKSLKNKRSIVHHLQQCHLLRNYSNVLRRCIIKMNKIDSIPNLTFSNENVVYGKDKIINCQLKNYYILYTRKLNEIKSVSSESSDEDFSIPRKKRKRLRLFSKSSNETLVIDNNSTSPSLIQSHRKEEKQNYTKSNEKELTDVSEVELINVDDSDSASTASQTTLNKTETIENEIPQKSTIENDKVIQNIISMCYNKYLKRLDMSSKDSKDTGNGESVLQRKILSMGRKVIHKKGLNSTGLIRYMVQKDLDVDCIIKCQANVTIKTTLKDKQNNENSTQHTWKCLKDVDNTYTAIDFVDLFDKIVKSRNVEEQSSQPEYIREDDNDVTLDINEGLHLNKQSNYDDSAKLSDRSLPLVVPFDNNVYERKVENSVLFIRTTQETDKNTFLKKLLNENPVANPKQLPKKATPVELFTLLTNSSSPSHTESTLEVSNFENNMSGSLHMPIITSTVSLANTLNEDKESNNETANKPDSEATQSQLPRIKVKSVADLMPQNAVPKSLIVPSTAWATRYSYNDDQNKFVQKKNTPKMFVTNGETSYTNVNSYSVNTGSYSQYNINQNTNKSALVPTNSNVSSGNTQSKEQYVILHTVELPHTKTKSPFRYLQQLLQIHNIVLLDSIDIVSVSMSCLIKFKLVFHQESSVAVTLCLSFYCKQNTFCIRVMDVNSKHIDIAKLSAYWQWEILKEFKGNVVPKLYENAGKISRDILQQTYHFVRFLSSIEFSKCTV, encoded by the exons GTGCAGCCTTTCGACGGTCTCCCGCAACTTATTTGTAAGAAATGTGAATCCATTTTGAGTCAATatgcagaaataaaaaaaaaaattcaagaaaaaCAATGCGGTCTAATATCAAACATAAAAGGAATT AATAAACCTATTGCACCCAGTATAAACCAACAGCAAGATACTGTTAGTTCTACTCAGCAAGTTGATAGTGATAGTAATAATCATATCAGTAAAACAAAACAGAAAGACAACCAGATAATCGTATCCACTAGCCGGAAATTATCTTTAGACAGAGAACCCGCTAAAGATAATAGGAACTTGTTcggtgtaaaaaaaaatgtagctaACAAATCCAAGTCAGTTTGGAAGAACGATTATGAAAAAACCTTTGTATGTAGACTTTGcgcaaaatctttaaaaaataaaaggagtATTGTTCATCATCTACAGCAGTGCCACTTATTAAGAAACTACTCAAATGTTCTTCGAAGGTGTATtatcaaaatgaataaaattgattcaatACCCAATTTGacattttcaaatgaaaatgttGTATACGGCAAAGATAAGATAATCAATTGCCAACTCAAAAATTATTACATCCTATATACGCGTAAATTAAATGAGATAAAAAGTGTATCTTCGGAATCATCCGATGAAGACTTTTCTATACCTCGCAAGAAACGTAAAAGACTTCGATTGTTTTCAAAAAGTTCAAATGAAACGCTggttattgataataatagcACATCCCCGAGTCTCATACAATCACATAGGAAAGAAGAGAAACAAAATTACACAAAGAGTAATGAGAAAGAATTAACAGATGTAAGCGAAGTTGAACTCATTAATGTTGATGATTCAGATAGTGCATCAACAGCGAGCCAAACCACTTTGAATAAAACAGAAACAATCGAAAATGAAATTCCTCAAAAATCTACTATTGAAAACGATAAGGTTATacagaatataatatcaatgtgctacaacaaatatttaaagaggTTAGATATGAGTAGCAAGGATTCGAAGGACACAGGAAATGGCGAATCTGTCTTGCaacgtaaaattttaagtatgGGACGAAAAGTAATCCACAAAAAGGGTCTAAATTCAACTGGACTTATAAGATACATGGTACAAAAAGATCTTGATGttgattgtataataaaatgtcaagcgaatgttactataaaaacaacattaaaagataaacaaaataacgaAAATAGTACTCAACATACTTGGAAATGTTTAAAAGATGTTGATAATACATACACGGCAATTGACTTTGTAGATCTTTTTGACAAAATAGTTAAGAGTCGAAATGTAGAAGAACAAAGTTCACAGCCAGAATATATTAGAGAAGATGACAATGATGTAACACTTGATATAAATGaaggtttacatttaaataaacagtcAAATTATGATGATAGTGCCAAATTAAGCGACCGTTCTTTGCCTTTAGTTGTACCATTCGATAACAATGTATATGAAAGAAAAGTAGAAAATTCTGTCTTATTCATACGCACTACTCAGGAAACCGACAAAAACACTTTTTTGAAAAAACTCTTGAATGAAAACCCTGTTGCTAATCCAAAGCAATTACCAAAGAAGGCTACTCCAGTGGAATTGTTTACATTGCTCACAAACTCTAGTTCTCCCTCACATACTGAATCTACGCTTGAAGTGTctaactttgaaaataatatgagtGGAAGTCTTCACATGCCAATTATAACTTCTACAGTTTCACTAGCTAATACATTAAACGAAGATAAAGAAAGCAATAATGAAACTGCTAACAAACCTGATTCAGAAGCTACTCAATCGCAATTACCGCGAATAAAAGTTAAGTCTGTAGCTGATCTTATGCCGCAAAATGCCGTCCCAAAAAGTCTTATAGTTCCATCAACAGCTTGGGCCACTCGTTATAGCTATAACGACGATCAAAATAAGtttgtacagaaaaaaaatactcctAAGATGTTTGTGACAAATGGTGAAACAAGTTACACGAATGTAAACTCTTACTCCGTTAATACAGGCAGTTattcacaatataatataaatcaaaacacTAATAAAAGCGCGTTAGTTCCAACAAATTCAAATGTATCATCAGGGAACACACAGAGTAAAGAGCAATATGTAATATTGCATACAGTTGAATTACCTCATACAAAAACAAAGTCGCCATTTCGATATCTTCAACAGTTGTTACAAATCCATAACATTGTTCTATTAGATAGTATTGATATTGTTTCAGTTAGTATGTCGTgtcttattaaattcaaattagtttTCCATCAAGAATCTAGTGTTGCCGTTACACTGTGTTTATCTTTCTATTGTAAACAGAATACATTCTGCATTAGAGTAATGGATGTTAATTCAAAACACATAGACATTGCTAAGCTATCCGCATATTGGCAGTGGGAAATACTTAAGGAATTTAAAGGAAATGTTGTTCCTAAGCTTTATGAAAATGCCGGTAAGATTAGTCGAGATATATTGCAACAAACTTATCATTTTGTAAGATTTCTCAGTTCTATTGAATTTTCAAAATGTACTGtctga